The sequence ACTTGCTGTGCAGTTCTGGTACAAGAGGTGGTAATAGCATTAGCCTGTTTTACCCTTTATTAGAAGGCATTATTATCCCTGAATTCTTGCTTAAACTGATTTATGTGGTCATTGATTTACCAGAGTGATGTTCATGAATGAAATCATATTAAATCAAATACCTCATGACTGTATCTGTCTATCTGATGAAGCCAGTGGCACTTAAATCTTATGTGAATGTGAACGGGAACTTTGACAGTAGTTCCCAAATGTGTGGATCATAATTTGTCTCATTTGGCAAGATATCAAACTATAGCTGGCAAAGGAACCGCCCACTCTGCAACCTTCATGAGCTCAGCCTCCGCACAAGTCATCATCAAGTCAAGCAAGAAAGAGTGAGCAACCAACACTTGTTGCCATTGTAGCACACGGGTGGCTTGCCAAGTTCAGGTCCTTTTGCCAACTTCCTCACCACGTGAGCCCATGCAATTGTCCAGCACAAGGTCAAGCCACCTTTGGCATCACCACATATTGGCGTCAGAAAAAGGTGGAAATGTGTGGTCTTTCGAGTTGCGAGCTGCTGAACACAGTGAGAATATCACATGCAAAGGAGCAACTGTGACTTCAAAAGGGATACACGATTGCAACGTTCCAGAAAGCACACGAGCAGTCTTTTGCAGCACCAGTGAATTAACAAAGCATGATATTATTACCTGAAATGTTGCAGGCCAGAGTTCATATAAAAGAAGTACCCAATGTACAGGGAGAGACATCACTTTGTTTCACAGCCTTAGCTGCCACATTTTTTTTACACtggcatcttcatcttcattgaGCTTCAGGCCATGGCAATGGCTTGCGCTCTGAATTCCATCAACAAGAAAAGCACTTTGCTGATGCTTACTGCACCAGTGAAGACAATAGGCAGGATTCCAGCTTCGTGGGGGagacatgcatggagtattggGAGAGAAGATCCAAGGAGAGCTGTCCATGCTCTCAAGGCTGGGACAGCCCTCACGCTGGTCTCGCTCTTGTACATACTCGAACCTTTCTTCAAAGGAATTGGGAAGAATGCAATGTGGGCAGTCATGACCGTAGTTGTCGTGCTTGAATTCACTGCAGGTAACTCATATCTATCGACTGTAAGCTTAAGCTGGAAacactttattttcttttccatATATATGTAGTCTTCTTGCACCTAACAATAAGTTTTTACTGATCAACAGGAGCAACCATATGCAAAGGGCTGAATAGAGGGTTGGGAACAGTGCTGGCAAGCTCTCTTGCACTTCTCATTGAGCTTGTTGCTTCTGGAACCGGGAAGGTTTTCCGTGCTTTCATTGTGGGAGCTTCGGTGTTTATAATAGGTCTGCACATAAAATGAATTGTTCATGCCATAAGCAATTTGATCAGTGGATTATAGTGCTTATTATTGGTTTTATTTCTAGGATTTGCTGCCACATATGTTAGATTCTTCCCAACAATCAAGAAGAGCTACGATTACGGTGTGCTGATTTTTCTCTTAACCTTCAATCTGATAACGGTGTCAAGCTACCGCCAAAACGATGTGCTCCCATTAACGAGAGATCGTTTAAGTACTATTGCCATCGGCTGCGCAATATGTCTATTCATGAGTCTCTTGGTTTTGCCAAACTGGTCTGGGGAAGACCTCCACAATAGCACAGTTAACAAATTCGAAGGATTAGCAACTTCTATTGAAGGTGGGTACCCATTACTCCTAGTCCATATTAAAGCTTGTaacaattatcaaaactcaccaaaaaattctgacaaaaGAAAGCTCACAGCTTGTGTGAATGAGTATTTCCGAGACCAGGATAAAGACGATAACGATAAGCAGGAAGCAAGAGCTTCAATTCAAATAGGATATAGGGCGGTCTTGGACTCAAAATCCAGTGATGAGACCCTGGTAAGTAACTCTTTATTTTCCATTTTCCTCTTGATATTTTTTGCAACTTTTAATCTTTCAACGTTGACATGAAGTCCTGCTATTCAATAAATGAAATGTATAATGATAGTTAAGCACTGTTGGCAAAATGTGCAGGCACACTATGCAAGCTGGGAGCCAAGACACTCAATGCACTGTTACAGTTACCCATGGCAAAAGTATGTGAAGCTCGGATCCGTGCTTAGGCACTTTGCGTACACAGTTGCTGCACTTCATGGATGTTTGGAATCTGAGATACAGGTACTGTAAAAGCCCAACTTTTCTTGTGAAATGGTTCATTTTAAATTAATTTGTTATACATCTTCTTACATCTAGTTTCTCTCTGAATAAACCGTGCTCTCATTGGTTATTTCCATTCCATGTCTGTTCAAGACTCCACCATCCGTGAGATTACTGTTCCGAGATCCATGCACAAGAGTTGCTCGAGAAGTCGTCAAGGTTCTGCAGGAGCTTGCGGTGAGCATAAGGCGTCACCGGCGCTGTGCCCCTGATGTGCTCTCTGATCATCTTCATGAAGCGCTGCAGGATCTGAACTCGGCAATCATATCACAGCCGCGGCTCTTCCTTGGCTCCAAACGAGCGTGTGCCGCCAATAAGCATATGCTCATGGAACTCAACTCTGGAAATCACACGGCTTCGAGAACTACCCTTCATTCATTCAAGACTGATGCGACAGCACTGTCAGAAAGGAAGAACACGGGAACAGAACAACCGCAGGAGCACAACGAGAGGGGCATGTTGCGGCCGACGCTGAGCAAGATTGCCATCACGAGCCTCGAGTTCTCCCAGGCGCTTCCGTTCGCAGCTTTCGCTTCGTTGCTGGTGGAGATGGTGGTGCGGCTGGAGATGGTGATAGAGGAAGTGAAGAACCTGGAGCGAGCTGCAAATTTCAGAGAGTTCCCTGGACATGATCATCTGGTCATTGATCTCAGTAGCAAGGAGATGACGAGGAACAGTAATGCTACGGCATTGAACCCAGTTTCTGCTGCAGCTGAGTGAGTCAATGGATCCGATCAGCGATGTATCAGCCATGCATTCTGAGAAGAGAGTGGCACATTCGTTTTTTCTGTAAACATGAACCGTCAACTCCCAGTACTAGTTGTTTGAGAAGAAAGCTTTCCGTGTAATCTAATCCACCTACCACTGAATTATTTGTCGACATCCGAATAATTGGAGTTGGTGTCAAATATCGTCACATGAATAGTGTGTTAACTTTTTTGTCCTGAACTCGATAATTAAGCATTGCCTTTCTTCAAATCAAAACCCTGGTGATCTGCTAGATTATTCATGGTTGGGTTGGTGCTAATTCCGCGTCAATTAGTCATCTACCAACACTACAACctctttttttgttttaagACAGATCAATTGTCGGATTTTAGTACTAATAAAGTGCACGCACTCATCACTGATAATCAGCGGGAGATTCAGCGGATCAATGGTATTCTAGTACTCCATGATGTGGTAGCCTGGCAGAGTGGCAGGTAGCCAGTTCTGGCAGGTGGAGAACCTGTATTGAACATGTCATATTGTCCTTGGCTACAAAGCCCACAGCTAGACAGTGGAAAAGGCAATGGCCAAGAACATGGGAACCtgaagaagaaaacaaattaGAGACTAATACACAGCTTAGTGTTCAATTTAACAATGCGATTTGTTTTTTACTTTTCAGAAAAAATAATGCAATTTGTTTATGCACTGCTTTTAGCCTTTAACCCAGAAGAGCAAGCCGAACGGAGTAACATGGAAAGTTCAGGCGTAAGAACTACTTTTATGATATGATGAGCGAGAACTACTTTTATGCATGAACTGAAGGATGTTGGATATACTCAGTTCCAAATTCCATTCGAAATTATAGATCGTTTCGATCTAGATACAATGAGCGAGAGCTACCTTTATGGATCAAGTGAAGTATGTTGATGCATCGAATTGTCCTTCACATAGGAGCACTTGCTTAATTTCCCTGTGAATTATCAGGTGTCTTAACTTTCCCAtccgtcttttttttttttgaattttaagAACAGAGCAGAGTTGCCTAACCTTGCTTTTGGATTATATTTTGCAATCAGTTGCTGACAAAAATCAAACATGTTCTTAGCAATCAATTTTAGTGAAAATCGAAGCATCATCAACTACGCATTTGGCTGAACATAAACCGGACACTAATTAAGCTGACACGGCAATTTCTGCAATAAACCTAGCAATTCCTGATATCAATTTACAGCGGTGATTGAGCAGCTGCACCAAGTTCCGTCGTGTACCCTGTCGCGGCTGGTAGTCGTAATCAACTTCCACCTCCATGACGGCGAACCCCTTCCGGAAGAACTGCAGCAGGATGTTCCCGGTCTTCGCGATGCTCGACAGgaccgcggcagcggcggccagcaGGGGCTCTCGCAGGTGGGGATTCCTCCGGACGAAGTCTTCGGAGAGCGGGAGGAGGGGCGTGTGCCGGGGATCGGTGAGGAGCTGCTGGATGTGAGCCTCGGGCACCCTGATCGTCTTCCTCACGACCCCCGTCGGCCGGGGCTGGCCCTCCGGCACCACCCGGATGCCCCGGCGCGGCATGGCCGTGTCCAGGGGTATCGCGTCGACGACGCAGACGTCGCCGCGGGCGCGCGACGCCgaatccgccgccgcgcgggcgggGTCCCCTCCCGCCGCCCTGATCCTGCTCAGGGCCGCCGCCCTGGCGGCGCAGAGCTTGCAGCCGGCGCGCGGCcacggtcctcctcctcccctctggCGGCGCGGGTCTCGCACACGGCGCAGGACGCCGAACTGTCATCCGTGGCGGCGCGGACCTCCGGCTCCCTCGTCGACTCCGTCGCCATGGCCGATCTCTCCTCCGCGGCGGCTGCGGTTGGGGTTGGGGTTGGTTGGCGCGTGGGTTCCCCGGactttttgtttcctttttgttttgccTCTGCGGGCTCGTCCTCTCAGGCCCAGCGTGGGGGAGCGGAGAATTAGTTGGGCCAATTGGGCCGGACCAACCCATTAGCCCAACTGGACAGTGCGTTGGCGCAGCAGAGAAATCCCgcaaatcctatatatttttcaaaagaTATTTTCTTCCCCACCTTTCAGTGTTTGAGATTCATATAAATCATCTCATCCATTAAATTTTCTTAACCCTGTTTTCTTCGTACTCCAGCCCCTTTTTTcaccatgcgccgccgcccactgaGCTCGCTGCGCTGCCGCTCGCCCCATCATCGTGAGCGTTGCGCCCGATTGCGGGccgagtgccgccgccgctgcgcgttGCTGCTGCAGGCTGCTGGGTGGCGCGCTGCTGCTCCTGGGTGCTGCTGCCGCGCATGCTGCTTtgctgcgctgccgccgccgccactgcgccgcacgccgccgcccccgctctCCGACGGCGCCGGAGAAGATGGATTGAAAAAATTGTTGATCTAAATTTTGGTTTGTAGAATCTATTTTTTTAGATGTTAAAATGGTCTgtaaaaaatgttgaatctactatttttaaatgttgaactattttttcaaaatattaAAGCTGATTTAGGCATAATGGCCTTTATAGATACATAGCTTATACATCATTCAGAAGTTATATAGGAGCCCTCAAGAAATTCTATCTTCCTAAAAAAAGCAGAGAAATTTTGTACATCTTTCACTAGATTTGTAAGCTACCTATTTTCCgttgtttgagattcgtgcaattCTTTAAACCATACGAATCGCATCTGAGCAACGTCCGACTGCAGCAAGCTAGCAGCGCGTGCGGAAAAGCCATCCCATAGGATGGACATGTGTCGTGACCAGAATGAAGACTGAGGATGTGAGCCTAAATCAATTTTGAACTTCAATGGATGTTTTCTCTCAAACTATTCATCCAAATTAATCCGTTTGAACAATTATATTCGCTGGAATTAATGCCACAAAATGAGATCCAATATCAtgtttttaattatttatttcaaCATTTCAAAATACTTGTTCAACATTTTCGATATATCAATTAAATATTTGCAATATACAGTtccaacattttttttaaatgttgAATTAGTTTTTCTAAAATGTTGAATTAGCTTTTCAAATAGTTAAATTAGTTTGACCAAAATGTTGAATATACTATTACAAAGATTAGGTAGAAAAATATAATGGAATAGGTAGAAAAAAACATAATGGAACAACAACAAAAATAGCACAGAGGGCCACGGATGAACCTTCACTGACCGCAGCTACAGGTACCAAGACCAGCATCCCGCTTTTTACTTTAAGTCATGCGCGTGTGCCACTGTTTGGGCCGTAAATTATTACTGGGCTTTAATGGGCTATTAGATTGGTAGACTTTTCACCTTCCGTAAGCTGGATAGGAGGCCCAGCGCAGGGGGTGACCTGTCACCCACTCCAGATTTTATATTTTTGCATCTAAACTGACTCAACAAATTGGTTTATAgtcaaatttattttatttcaaaataattttttagttATTCTAGCGATACAAAAAATTTGTTTGGGAAAAAAATTATTCCGGAACAAAAAAGTTAGTTATTAGGTCTTGTGTGATGGTTTGGCTGCCAATAGTCCGAGCGACTCATAACATTTGCCCGGAGCAGCACGTGCAGGCGGGGATCGCGATGTGGGCGCCGGCGAGCACCCGCGGCCGCCGGGGTAGCTCCTGGTCCCGGCGGCGAGCGTCTCCTTCTGCATGCAAGAGAGGACATGCGCCGCAGCAATAGCATAGGATGGTCAGATGGGAGAGGGACCAACGGTCAAACGATCTTACGGAGGGCGCTGCCTCCCTTTCGCCCGCAGGCAGGAAAGACCAAGCGGCCCGTGGGGCGCGGCGCCAGCGATGGCGACGCGAGGCAAGCAAATCGGGTCGCTGGAGCAGCTGGACCACCGAGTTCTGAAGGCCGGCCGTCTCCGCATCTCGCCATTATTGAGGTGGGGGTCAGGGGTGAGCTCGCTTCGGCCTCCTCTCGATCTGGCTCGATGCATGGCTGCTGGTACTAGTCCATCATGTGCCTGCCGTCCTCCGGCGTGTTAGCTCGAATGGTACGAGCTCATGATCCGGGAGCTCGCTGGTGGATGTCTGACTTGGAGACTCTTCATGAGGTTGCTTGCCTCGTTCCTGGAGGGAACAGAGCACCAGCGCGCCCCGTGGTCCTCGGCTCGGCGGCAaagcctgcgccgccggcccccgccACCAAGACCGACCGGCGCGCCGTGCGCGCAGCTGCGAACACAGCAAAGTGGCTGTACTGCCCCGACGAGAAAACCTCTGCGCCCGCTGCAGCGAAATAGCTGTTCCGGACTTCCGGCTCGGCTCATAGGAGTTTGGTCAGATTGGTCGCGCGCTCCGGCATTCTCATCGAGCAGCACGTGGGACGCCGGGGCCCTGGCCGGAGCACGAAGACCTCACGAGCACGGAGCACGTAGACACCGGCGGCTGTAAAAACCCATGGCCGGACCGTGCTGGGCGCGCGCATCTCTGACTCTGATCGAGTACCCGGCGTAAAACTGCTGCTTGCTCCTCCGCAGAAACAATGGTCGAGATGCCAGATGCCAGGCCAGGGAGCGTGCGTGGCTGCAGCAAGAAACGAGCGCGCAGGCAAATGCTATCCCAACCCTGGTTGGTTTGGTTAGGTTTGCATGCGTGTGCCAAGGCAAAGCTGGCAGGGAGGAGCTGTAAGGAAAGCCGGGCAGAGGACCGGCCACGGCCAGTGCAGGCAGAGTCGGGGGGTGGTGCTTGCGACGGACATGAAttgacggacggacggacggacggatgGATATGGATGGATTCCGCCGGTTTTCAGGTCAGGTCAGGTCAGGAGAGGACCAGGAGGCAGGAGGCGTCGCAAGGACGCCGTGAACAATCATTGGCGGAAGCAACGGTGCTCGCCAGTAGagtttggccgtgtttggttggggTTCGATCAGTTGATCATTAATTAAggatattaaatgaagtttaaaTACGAAACACCGCGCAATTATAATACTGTAGCAGTACTGTAGCTAATGAGATATTTGACCGTATGATCAGAAAATAATTAGgcgcggttactgtagtatcactgtagtcaatcataaTGGAACTtcgctcattagatttgtctcgaaaaattacacacacTATTAGGGGGTGTTTGGTTCGCTACCACATTTTACCACATCATAATTGTGGTCGTCACACGAAATATGGTCACTATTTAGTTACTAACAAACCTATGGTGCGCCACAGGCTTTGCAGTGCATTTTTGCGCCACACCTCCATTTTCTCGCTACACCGCGGCGCCAAATTTTCTCGCAACTTCGGCGCCGCCGCAAGTGCGGGGTGGCGAATGATGGGCGGCATCCAAATAGCCTTTTACTGCACCTAAGAGCAAGTTTTATAATATCGCTGAGCCTTTTACTGCACCTAAGTCTCAGCCAGCTGCCGGCGGCAAAACTGCATCATCTCATGGTAGTGGCCATTTAATGCGCAACAGTGACCCAGCGAGCCTTTTCGCCAGCTGGGAGTGAGCGTCTCGCCAGCCGCTCGTCtgcttctctctcctcctctcACGTCGGACCCAGCCTACTGCCTACCTGCTCGAAAGATTGCTCGCGCGCGGGTCCTTGATGCCGGCCGGTGCCGCCGCAGCTGTGCTAATTCGTAATCTGACATGCCACGCTTCCGTGCTCCTGACCTAAACCTCACCAGTACTGATGCGTGTAGCACTGAACTGAGCGGGTATCGCCATGCAGCAACCGAACGGGGTCCGCTCGAGCCCGGACACTGGAACAGCAAACAGTCAACTGGCCGGTAACAAACTGTGCCGCCACACCCATAAAAAAACGAGGTCCACTGGAGCAACGGTGCGTGCGGGCTACTAGTAGCTCTGGTCGCGGTGGCTGGCCGGCCAGCC comes from Panicum virgatum strain AP13 chromosome 4K, P.virgatum_v5, whole genome shotgun sequence and encodes:
- the LOC120704159 gene encoding aluminum-activated malate transporter 12-like isoform X2, encoding MAMACALNSINKKSTLLMLTAPVKTIGRIPASWGRHAWSIGREDPRRAVHALKAGTALTLVSLLYILEPFFKGIGKNAMWAVMTVVVVLEFTAGATICKGLNRGLGTVLASSLALLIELVASGTGKVFRAFIVGASVFIIGFAATYVRFFPTIKKSYDYGVLIFLLTFNLITVSSYRQNDVLPLTRDRLSTIAIGCAICLFMSLLVLPNWSGEDLHNSTVNKFEGLATSIEACVNEYFRDQDKDDNDKQEARASIQIGYRAVLDSKSSDETLAHYASWEPRHSMHCYSYPWQKYVKLGSVLRHFAYTVAALHGCLESEIQTPPSVRLLFRDPCTRVAREVVKVLQELAVSIRRHRRCAPDVLSDHLHEALQDLNSAIISQPRLFLGSKRACAANKHMLMELNSGNHTASRTTLHSFKTDATALSERKNTGTEQPQEHNERGMLRPTLSKIAITSLEFSQALPFAAFASLLVEMVVRLEMVIEEVKNLERAANFREFPGHDHLVIDLSSKEMTRNSNATALNPVSAAAE
- the LOC120704159 gene encoding aluminum-activated malate transporter 12-like isoform X1, encoding MAMACALNSINKKSTLLMLTAPVKTIGRIPASWGRHAWSIGREDPRRAVHALKAGTALTLVSLLYILEPFFKGIGKNAMWAVMTVVVVLEFTAGATICKGLNRGLGTVLASSLALLIELVASGTGKVFRAFIVGASVFIIGFAATYVRFFPTIKKSYDYGVLIFLLTFNLITVSSYRQNDVLPLTRDRLSTIAIGCAICLFMSLLVLPNWSGEDLHNSTVNKFEGLATSIEGGYPLLLVHIKACNNYQNSPKNSDKRKLTACVNEYFRDQDKDDNDKQEARASIQIGYRAVLDSKSSDETLAHYASWEPRHSMHCYSYPWQKYVKLGSVLRHFAYTVAALHGCLESEIQTPPSVRLLFRDPCTRVAREVVKVLQELAVSIRRHRRCAPDVLSDHLHEALQDLNSAIISQPRLFLGSKRACAANKHMLMELNSGNHTASRTTLHSFKTDATALSERKNTGTEQPQEHNERGMLRPTLSKIAITSLEFSQALPFAAFASLLVEMVVRLEMVIEEVKNLERAANFREFPGHDHLVIDLSSKEMTRNSNATALNPVSAAAE